One stretch of Deinococcus sp. LM3 DNA includes these proteins:
- a CDS encoding IS3 family transposase: protein MTPAERRAAARQLVAAQVKPERACLLVGIPRSTWYYRPKPRHDGDLRQRIRELALVHPRRGYRFIHALLVQEGHRINRKKVRRIWREEHLTVTTRRRKKIRTGASVPMQAEFPDHVWTYDFLFDQTFGGTTLKILTLTDEFTRESLALRVAASFTSLDVKDVLQDVIAARGAPRFIRSDNGPEFMARDLGIWLAVNAVGTRFIEPGKPWQNGYAESFHSRLREECLNLEVLYSARHAQVVLDGYQAFYNERRPHSSLGYRTPHEHAEQSRGRPNAPLCGQNTAQANVRPSPGQAGTADDVPCS from the coding sequence GTGACGCCCGCCGAGAGACGGGCGGCAGCGAGGCAACTCGTTGCCGCCCAGGTCAAGCCCGAACGGGCTTGCCTCCTGGTGGGCATTCCCAGATCCACCTGGTACTACCGTCCGAAGCCGCGTCACGATGGGGATCTCCGGCAGCGCATTCGCGAACTGGCCCTTGTGCATCCTCGACGCGGGTACCGGTTCATTCACGCGCTGCTCGTCCAGGAGGGACATCGCATCAACCGGAAGAAGGTCCGGCGCATCTGGCGCGAGGAGCACCTGACGGTCACGACCAGGCGCCGGAAGAAGATCCGCACTGGGGCGAGTGTTCCCATGCAGGCTGAGTTCCCGGATCACGTGTGGACGTATGACTTCCTGTTCGACCAGACGTTCGGGGGGACAACGCTGAAGATCCTGACGCTGACCGACGAGTTCACCCGTGAATCCCTGGCGCTGCGGGTGGCGGCGTCCTTCACATCCCTGGATGTGAAGGACGTGCTTCAGGACGTCATCGCGGCGCGTGGTGCACCCAGATTCATCCGGAGTGACAACGGGCCAGAGTTTATGGCTCGTGACCTGGGCATCTGGTTGGCTGTGAATGCGGTCGGCACCCGGTTCATTGAGCCGGGGAAGCCCTGGCAAAACGGCTACGCCGAGAGTTTTCACTCTCGGCTGCGGGAGGAATGCCTGAATCTGGAGGTGCTGTACTCGGCGCGGCACGCCCAGGTGGTGCTGGATGGCTACCAGGCGTTTTACAACGAGAGGCGGCCACATTCGTCGCTGGGCTACCGAACCCCTCACGAGCATGCCGAACAGTCCAGGGGGCGGCCGAACGCCCCCCTGTGCGGACAGAACACCGCACAGGCGAACGTCCGACCTTCCCCTGGTCAGGCAGGAACCGCTGATGATGTACCCTGCTCTTGA
- a CDS encoding transposase, translated as MKNRQFSEDQIIKLLQDAKKGEKPVEDLCRDFGCSPASFYAWKKKYGDTTVGEAKRLRQLEKENARLLKIVGQQRLEIDAMKDVIQKKR; from the coding sequence ATGAAAAACCGGCAGTTCAGCGAAGATCAGATCATCAAGCTGCTCCAGGACGCCAAAAAGGGTGAGAAGCCAGTCGAGGACCTGTGCCGTGACTTCGGCTGCAGTCCGGCGTCCTTTTACGCCTGGAAGAAGAAGTACGGCGACACCACTGTTGGCGAAGCCAAGCGGCTTCGCCAACTCGAGAAAGAGAACGCCCGCCTGCTGAAAATAGTCGGGCAGCAACGCCTGGAAATCGATGCGATGAAGGACGTGATCCAGAAAAAGCGGTGA
- a CDS encoding J domain-containing protein: MRQNLTGSAAPQADPAAHGRAVEAQALRDLQAALPTGWTLETSIILARGGDADALLITGNGERFALDVKARTDEMDLSAPKGDRAKSWAEIYEQVTLAARQLQAQGVVWQPRTKDTAFTPVGDLWAARGDARALVGALQERTTPQAAASTPHEVLEVSPTATLEDIKAAYRRLAKQYHPDRVASLGPEFRLLAEQRMKQINAAYEALTGR, translated from the coding sequence ATGCGTCAGAACCTGACGGGCAGCGCGGCCCCACAGGCGGACCCCGCCGCCCACGGCCGCGCGGTCGAAGCGCAGGCGCTCCGGGACCTGCAGGCGGCACTCCCAACCGGCTGGACCCTGGAAACCAGCATCATCCTGGCGCGTGGCGGCGACGCGGACGCCCTGCTCATCACCGGCAATGGTGAACGGTTTGCCCTGGACGTGAAGGCCCGCACCGACGAGATGGACCTCAGTGCCCCGAAGGGGGACCGGGCCAAGAGCTGGGCGGAGATTTACGAGCAGGTCACCCTGGCTGCCCGGCAACTTCAGGCCCAGGGCGTGGTGTGGCAACCCCGCACGAAAGACACCGCCTTCACACCCGTGGGTGACCTCTGGGCCGCGCGGGGGGACGCCAGGGCGCTGGTGGGCGCCCTGCAGGAGCGCACCACACCTCAGGCCGCTGCGTCCACCCCACACGAGGTGCTGGAGGTGTCCCCAACCGCGACATTGGAGGACATCAAAGCGGCCTACCGCCGACTGGCCAAGCAGTATCACCCCGACCGGGTCGCCAGCCTGGGGCCAGAGTTCCGGCTGCTGGCCGAACAGCGGATGAAGCAGATCAATGCCGCGTATGAAGCCCTGACGGGGCGCTGA
- a CDS encoding transposase, whose amino-acid sequence MVTARSVNQSDLCAHLPGASSLDAKKRRVERGCRDPQLTGPVFLAFLLALLPPGKLLLSMDRTTWERGESPLNLLVLGVVLHGYTVPLVWTALDHDGNSGTVRRIQLVSRLLKALPAGRWKGLVADREFIGGEWFRFLRRKGIKRAIRIRKNAVVDELRVDTWFGDLQVGEVRCLAERANVYGEVMQVVATRSPAGDLVAIATDFSVWDTCMLYRARWSVECTFASLKVRGFDVERTGITHPDRLERLFGLVVLAWISCLRVGVWLQAQVPVKVKANGRPAMSLVRYGAERLCHALRWNLPELPALIRLLSTPFHAPGAA is encoded by the coding sequence ATGGTGACCGCGAGGAGCGTGAACCAGAGTGACCTGTGCGCCCACCTGCCTGGGGCAAGCTCCCTCGACGCGAAGAAACGCCGGGTGGAACGAGGGTGCCGGGATCCCCAGCTGACTGGACCGGTGTTCCTGGCCTTCCTGCTGGCCCTGCTGCCCCCTGGGAAACTGCTGCTCAGCATGGACCGGACGACCTGGGAGCGTGGCGAGTCGCCCCTGAACCTCCTGGTCCTCGGCGTCGTGTTGCACGGGTACACGGTGCCGCTCGTCTGGACCGCTCTCGATCACGACGGCAACAGCGGCACGGTCCGGCGCATCCAATTGGTCTCACGACTCCTGAAGGCCCTTCCAGCGGGCCGCTGGAAGGGCCTGGTCGCTGACCGGGAATTCATCGGCGGGGAGTGGTTCCGGTTCCTGAGACGCAAGGGCATCAAACGGGCCATCCGCATCCGGAAGAACGCTGTCGTGGACGAGCTGCGCGTGGACACGTGGTTTGGAGATCTGCAGGTCGGGGAGGTGCGGTGCCTCGCCGAGCGGGCCAACGTCTACGGTGAGGTGATGCAGGTCGTGGCCACCAGGTCCCCCGCGGGGGACCTGGTGGCCATTGCCACGGATTTCAGCGTGTGGGACACCTGCATGCTGTACCGGGCTCGCTGGTCGGTGGAGTGCACGTTCGCGAGCCTCAAGGTCCGCGGGTTCGATGTGGAGCGGACCGGCATCACCCACCCGGACCGGCTGGAACGTCTGTTCGGGCTGGTCGTCCTGGCCTGGATCAGCTGCCTCCGGGTCGGCGTGTGGCTCCAGGCGCAGGTTCCGGTCAAGGTGAAGGCTAATGGCCGCCCGGCCATGAGCCTCGTGCGGTACGGCGCGGAGCGGCTGTGCCATGCCCTGCGGTGGAATCTCCCCGAGTTACCCGCACTGATCAGGCTGCTGAGCACGCCATTTCACGCGCCAGGCGCGGCTTGA